The following are from one region of the Georgenia sp. M64 genome:
- a CDS encoding zinc-dependent alcohol dehydrogenase, with amino-acid sequence MRALTWQGKEDVRVEDVPDPRIVEPTDAVIRVTSTAICGSDLHLYDVFGPFLDAGDVLGHEPMGVVEEVGPEVAHIRPGDRVVVPFNVSCGRCWMCTRGLQSQCETTQNHEHGTGGSLLGYTRLYGQVPGGQAEYLRVPQAHYGPVPVPDDGQPDERYLYLSDVLPTAWQAVEYAQVPPGGSVVVLGLGPVGQMAARVARHRGAELVIGVDLVPERLAMARRHGVDTLDLREVDDLPDAVRALTGGRGPDSVIDAVGMEAHGSPVAEALHAGANLLPDALARPVFKKLGVDRLAALLTAIELVRRGGTLSVSGVYGGARDPLPMLQLFDKQVTVRMGQANVRRWVDDLLPLVSDAADPLGVLDLRTHRIALEDAPYGYEIFQKKLDGAIKVVLDPTLPARRTGGTGA; translated from the coding sequence ATGCGCGCACTGACCTGGCAGGGCAAGGAGGACGTCCGCGTCGAGGACGTCCCCGACCCGAGGATCGTCGAGCCGACCGACGCCGTCATCCGGGTGACGTCCACGGCGATCTGCGGCTCGGACCTGCACCTCTACGACGTCTTCGGGCCCTTCCTCGACGCCGGCGACGTGCTCGGCCACGAGCCGATGGGCGTCGTCGAGGAGGTCGGCCCCGAGGTCGCGCACATCCGCCCGGGCGACCGTGTCGTCGTCCCCTTCAACGTCTCGTGCGGCCGGTGCTGGATGTGCACCCGCGGCCTGCAGAGCCAGTGCGAGACCACCCAGAACCACGAGCACGGCACGGGCGGGTCCCTGCTGGGCTACACCAGGCTCTACGGGCAGGTCCCGGGCGGCCAGGCCGAGTACCTGCGCGTGCCCCAGGCGCACTACGGCCCGGTCCCCGTCCCCGACGACGGCCAGCCGGACGAGCGCTACCTCTACCTCTCCGACGTCCTGCCCACCGCGTGGCAGGCGGTCGAGTACGCCCAGGTGCCCCCCGGCGGGTCCGTCGTCGTCCTCGGTCTCGGACCGGTCGGGCAGATGGCCGCCCGCGTCGCCCGCCACCGCGGGGCGGAGCTGGTGATCGGGGTCGACCTCGTCCCCGAGCGTCTGGCGATGGCGCGCCGGCACGGCGTGGACACCCTGGACCTGCGTGAGGTCGACGACCTCCCCGACGCCGTCCGGGCACTGACCGGTGGCCGCGGGCCCGACTCGGTCATCGACGCCGTCGGGATGGAGGCACACGGCTCGCCCGTCGCCGAGGCGCTCCACGCCGGGGCGAACCTGCTGCCCGACGCCCTCGCCCGGCCGGTGTTCAAGAAGCTGGGGGTGGACCGCCTCGCGGCCCTCCTCACCGCGATCGAGCTGGTGCGGCGCGGTGGGACGCTGTCCGTCTCCGGGGTCTACGGCGGCGCCCGCGACCCCCTGCCGATGCTCCAGCTGTTCGACAAGCAGGTCACCGTGCGGATGGGTCAGGCGAACGTGCGTCGCTGGGTCGACGACCTCCTTCCGCTCGTCTCCGATGCCGCCGACCCGCTCGGCGTGCTCGACCTGCGCACGCACCGCATCGCCCTCGAGGACGCCCCGTACGGGTACGAGATCTTCCAGAAGAAGCTCGACGGCGCGATCAAGGTCGTGCTCGACCCGACCCTGCCGGCCCGCCGGACGGGGGGCACGGGCGCATGA
- a CDS encoding ABC transporter substrate-binding protein yields the protein MRHHLTATSLTAALALTLAACAQGSGGDDQDPAPTGDDAGQFDPEAELSGSLDILGFGAGDEVATVRMEHAEEALGDVEVSLTEGDLDIQQFLSAVASGEPPELIYANRDQIGTFASRGAIIPLTGCIEGEGIRTEDFREPAIEQVTFDGEVYGIPEFNSVQLTMANSELLEAAGLSVEDVNGSDWDAVTSASEALADPGAGVIGYDSKLPEFLPLWAHVNGTDLISEDGRTAQLDDPAVVEALEWAVGIYDAQGGFPTVKAVRDSADFFGSGNQFASGTLGAMPMEQWYVNVLNDVSPDAPLVFDTVRDHDGAPVAYASGSAWAIPADTENPAAACRWARAMTEVDAWVAAAEERKSIRDGEGKPFTGLLTGNQAADDAVAELVEPSGDEVWDSAVEAMYEANDNTFSLPANPADAEFKTAWQDAVNRVLNGQAEPADSLAQAQEEAQAALDERWAAWDDGEG from the coding sequence ATGCGTCACCACCTCACCGCGACGTCGCTGACCGCGGCCCTCGCGCTCACGCTGGCCGCCTGCGCACAGGGCAGCGGCGGCGACGACCAGGACCCCGCGCCCACCGGCGACGACGCCGGCCAGTTCGACCCCGAGGCCGAGCTCTCGGGCAGCCTCGACATCCTCGGCTTCGGCGCCGGGGACGAGGTCGCGACCGTGCGGATGGAGCACGCCGAGGAGGCCCTCGGCGACGTCGAGGTCTCGCTGACCGAGGGCGACCTCGACATCCAGCAGTTCCTCTCCGCGGTCGCCTCCGGGGAGCCGCCCGAGCTCATCTACGCCAACCGCGACCAGATCGGCACGTTCGCCTCCCGGGGCGCGATCATCCCCCTCACCGGCTGCATCGAGGGCGAGGGGATCCGCACCGAGGACTTCCGTGAGCCTGCTATCGAGCAGGTGACCTTCGACGGGGAGGTCTACGGCATCCCGGAGTTCAACTCCGTCCAGCTCACCATGGCCAACTCCGAGCTGCTCGAGGCCGCCGGCCTGAGCGTCGAGGACGTCAACGGCTCCGACTGGGACGCGGTGACGTCGGCCAGCGAGGCGCTGGCCGACCCGGGGGCGGGAGTCATCGGCTACGACTCCAAGCTCCCGGAGTTCCTCCCGCTGTGGGCCCACGTCAACGGCACCGACCTCATCTCCGAGGACGGCCGCACCGCCCAGCTCGACGACCCCGCCGTCGTCGAGGCGCTCGAGTGGGCCGTCGGGATCTACGACGCCCAGGGCGGCTTCCCGACCGTCAAGGCCGTGCGCGACTCGGCCGACTTCTTCGGCTCCGGCAACCAGTTCGCCTCGGGCACCCTCGGGGCGATGCCGATGGAGCAGTGGTACGTCAACGTCCTCAACGACGTCTCGCCCGACGCCCCGCTCGTCTTCGACACCGTGCGCGACCACGACGGCGCCCCCGTCGCCTACGCCTCCGGCTCGGCCTGGGCGATCCCGGCCGACACCGAGAACCCGGCCGCCGCGTGCCGCTGGGCCCGGGCGATGACCGAGGTGGACGCGTGGGTGGCCGCCGCCGAGGAGCGCAAGTCGATCCGCGACGGCGAGGGCAAGCCCTTCACCGGGCTGCTCACCGGCAACCAGGCCGCCGACGACGCCGTCGCCGAGCTCGTCGAGCCCAGCGGCGACGAGGTCTGGGACAGCGCCGTCGAGGCGATGTACGAGGCGAACGACAACACCTTCTCCCTCCCGGCCAACCCCGCCGACGCCGAGTTCAAGACGGCCTGGCAGGACGCGGTCAACCGGGTCCTCAACGGCCAGGCCGAGCCGGCCGACTCCCTCGCCCAGGCCCAGGAGGAGGCGCAGGCGGCCCTCGACGAGAGGTGGGCGGCCTGGGACGACGGCGAGGGCTGA
- a CDS encoding sugar ABC transporter permease has translation MTALTGPLARVRAQVSTRSQRRDLRAALLFISPWAVGFLVFTAWPLLYSAYLSLTDYDVLTDPSFIGLENYRTLLEDDKIALSLRNTIFYTVIQVPAYVLVSLGLAMLLNQAGRAAGFFRTAFYLPNMTPPVAVGVLLLLIFNGQNGLINEVLGFFGIDGPSWTTDPNWVKPAIIVMSLWSVGGSVIILLAALRNVPTELYDAARVDGAGPWQRTWSVTLPMISPALFFVTVVNTIAAFQTFTETYTAFFGSGNSTYSNDAALFFSIYLFQQAFQFLNMGYASAMAWVLFVIIMVITVIQLRVSRRLVYLEGEQR, from the coding sequence ATGACCGCCCTCACCGGGCCGCTCGCCCGGGTCCGCGCGCAGGTCTCGACGCGCTCCCAGCGCCGGGACCTGCGCGCGGCCCTGCTGTTCATCAGTCCCTGGGCGGTCGGCTTCCTCGTCTTCACCGCGTGGCCGCTGCTGTACTCGGCCTACCTGTCGCTGACCGACTACGACGTGCTGACCGACCCGAGCTTCATCGGCCTGGAGAACTACCGCACGCTCCTCGAGGACGACAAGATCGCGCTCTCCCTGCGCAACACGATCTTCTACACGGTGATCCAGGTGCCGGCGTACGTCCTGGTCTCCCTCGGCCTGGCCATGCTGCTCAACCAGGCGGGACGGGCGGCGGGATTCTTCCGCACCGCGTTCTACCTGCCCAACATGACCCCGCCGGTCGCCGTCGGGGTGCTGCTCCTGCTGATCTTCAACGGCCAGAACGGCCTCATCAACGAGGTGCTCGGGTTCTTCGGGATCGACGGGCCGTCGTGGACCACCGACCCGAACTGGGTCAAGCCCGCCATCATCGTCATGAGCCTGTGGTCGGTGGGAGGCTCCGTCATCATCCTCCTCGCCGCCCTGCGCAACGTGCCCACGGAGCTCTACGACGCGGCCCGGGTCGACGGCGCCGGGCCGTGGCAGCGGACCTGGAGCGTGACCCTGCCGATGATCTCCCCCGCCCTGTTCTTCGTCACGGTCGTCAACACGATCGCCGCGTTCCAGACCTTCACCGAGACGTACACGGCGTTCTTCGGCTCGGGCAACTCCACCTACAGCAACGACGCGGCCCTGTTCTTCTCGATCTACCTGTTCCAGCAGGCGTTCCAGTTCCTCAACATGGGCTACGCCTCGGCGATGGCCTGGGTGCTGTTCGTCATCATCATGGTCATCACCGTGATCCAGCTGCGGGTCTCGCGCCGGCTGGTCTACCTCGAGGGGGAGCAGCGATGA
- a CDS encoding DUF58 domain-containing protein, which translates to MRSPRLTTRGQSFLAAGLTISLVGMVLGFPDITRIGALLAVLPVLALVAGWRRTPQISVRRTVSPTLLRPGQSADVHLDIRNTGTTSTVLQLAEEHLDPALGRPPRLLLPDMRPGEHHQASYRVRGATRGGYRVGPLSLRQEDPFGLTTSRLQLHATADVVVLPRVEELDPAVLRRLGVAGEGVLPHSVGTQGEDDASTRSYREGDDLRRIHWPATAHRGELMVRQEERHARRRAVLVLDPRPAAHRGSGEDSSFEWAVSALASAAVHLHRLGFSLVLASAGTAAEGLAREPLPVQAVLRHLALARADDGDLTGVLRAARHARAGMAVAAVADGLGEDLPRLVGVRPPGGVGLLLLLDTATFTSATVPGRRTQEAATRARAAGWHCHVTRHGESVHRAWDEVTRGERVRS; encoded by the coding sequence ATGAGGAGCCCGCGCCTGACGACCCGGGGACAGTCGTTCCTGGCCGCGGGACTGACGATCTCCCTGGTCGGCATGGTGCTCGGGTTCCCCGACATCACCCGCATCGGCGCCCTGCTCGCCGTGCTGCCGGTCCTGGCACTGGTCGCCGGGTGGCGGCGCACGCCGCAGATCTCGGTGCGCCGGACCGTGAGCCCCACCCTGCTGCGACCGGGGCAGAGCGCCGACGTCCACCTCGACATCCGCAACACCGGCACGACCTCGACCGTCCTGCAGCTCGCCGAGGAGCACCTGGACCCTGCGCTGGGCCGCCCCCCGCGCCTGCTCCTACCCGACATGCGCCCCGGCGAGCACCACCAGGCGTCCTACCGGGTGCGCGGTGCCACCCGGGGGGGCTACCGGGTCGGCCCGCTGAGCCTGCGCCAGGAGGACCCGTTCGGCCTGACGACCTCGCGGCTGCAGCTGCACGCCACCGCCGACGTCGTCGTCCTCCCCCGGGTGGAGGAGCTCGACCCGGCGGTCCTGCGCCGGCTCGGCGTCGCCGGCGAGGGGGTCCTGCCCCACTCCGTGGGGACGCAGGGCGAGGACGACGCCAGCACGCGCTCCTACCGCGAGGGCGACGACCTGCGCCGCATCCACTGGCCCGCCACGGCCCACCGCGGCGAGCTCATGGTGCGCCAGGAGGAGCGCCACGCCCGCCGCCGCGCCGTCCTCGTGCTCGACCCGCGCCCCGCCGCCCACCGCGGGAGCGGCGAGGACAGCTCCTTCGAGTGGGCCGTCAGCGCCCTGGCCTCGGCCGCGGTGCACCTGCACCGGCTGGGTTTCTCGCTCGTGCTGGCGTCGGCGGGGACCGCCGCCGAGGGCCTGGCCCGCGAGCCGCTGCCCGTCCAGGCCGTCCTGCGCCACCTCGCCCTCGCCCGCGCCGACGACGGCGACCTCACCGGGGTCCTGCGCGCCGCGCGTCACGCCCGGGCGGGGATGGCCGTCGCGGCCGTGGCCGACGGCCTCGGCGAGGACCTCCCGCGCCTGGTCGGCGTCCGGCCACCGGGCGGGGTCGGCCTCCTGCTGCTCCTGGACACCGCCACCTTCACCTCCGCCACCGTGCCCGGCCGCCGCACCCAGGAGGCGGCCACGCGGGCCCGGGCGGCGGGCTGGCACTGCCACGTCACCCGGCACGGCGAGAGCGTCCACCGGGCCTGGGACGAGGTCACGCGCGGCGAGCGGGTGCGCTCGTGA
- the arfB gene encoding alternative ribosome rescue aminoacyl-tRNA hydrolase ArfB → MPDPLRVTGRVVLDPADLAWRFSRAGGPGGQGVNTTDSRVELSFDVARSAALSPAQRERVRAALAARLVGDVLTVVASEHRSQLQNRRAAQERLLALLRDALAPPPPARRASRPSRGVRRRRAEDKQRRSATKELRRRPPD, encoded by the coding sequence ATGCCTGATCCGCTGCGGGTCACCGGCAGGGTCGTCCTCGACCCCGCCGACCTGGCGTGGCGGTTCTCGCGCGCCGGCGGGCCGGGCGGCCAGGGCGTCAACACGACGGACTCGCGCGTCGAGCTCTCGTTCGACGTCGCCCGGTCCGCCGCGCTCAGCCCCGCTCAGCGCGAGCGGGTCCGGGCCGCGCTCGCCGCACGGCTCGTCGGCGACGTGCTGACGGTGGTGGCGTCCGAGCACCGCTCGCAGCTGCAGAACCGGCGCGCCGCCCAGGAGCGCCTGCTCGCCCTGCTGCGGGACGCGCTCGCCCCGCCGCCCCCGGCGCGGCGCGCCTCGCGCCCGTCCCGCGGCGTGCGGCGCCGCCGGGCGGAGGACAAGCAGCGCCGCAGCGCCACCAAGGAGCTGCGGCGACGCCCGCCGGACTGA
- a CDS encoding substrate-binding domain-containing protein has product MGRHDDSRRSGLWWVAPTALVALLVVLGGIAWANWPRADEPAGRDRAGGQAATTSAPATATATPCEEPAEVRVTTTPDLAPVLAEVAAEIEEEACATYAVTAAPAAETAAQLTVATATGPHVWVPDSPVWAERTAAARGEALEVGPVLATSPVVIALPRAMTEELGGAQPWQTFLTGGVDLLMADPEESTASLLALVSAGEVLGGTPEGEQALGRATIVLSRQETTEDELFDRADSPDAVAFPASEQRLFRHLADNPGAPLVAVVPAEGTGSFAFPFVRVAAAPEPAVAALEEALTGPGGRAALAAAGFRDADGGGSPGVPGVPEDTEPRPDPTAGAVETALASWRTVAVDMRMLAVIDISGSMLDDAGGRSRIELAAGAAQVAMQQFPPTSQVGLWAFSTDHGEGRDWTELVPVARIDSPAGDGTHRDALLAAAQSLPGRADGDTGLYDTVLAAYRTVQDSYEPGFVNSVVLLTDGKNEDDDGISFDQLLAELQAAGDPDRPVPVITVGMGPGTDETELRVISAQTGGRSYLAQDPEDIGTVFVDALLNRPRR; this is encoded by the coding sequence ATGGGTCGGCACGACGACTCGCGGCGCAGCGGGCTGTGGTGGGTGGCACCCACCGCGCTCGTCGCTCTGCTCGTGGTCCTGGGCGGCATCGCCTGGGCGAACTGGCCGCGCGCCGACGAGCCCGCCGGCCGGGACAGGGCGGGCGGCCAGGCAGCCACCACCTCGGCGCCCGCCACGGCCACGGCAACCCCCTGCGAGGAGCCCGCCGAGGTGAGGGTGACCACGACGCCCGACCTGGCACCGGTCCTGGCGGAGGTGGCGGCTGAGATCGAGGAGGAGGCCTGCGCGACCTACGCGGTCACGGCGGCGCCCGCCGCGGAGACGGCCGCGCAGCTCACCGTCGCCACGGCCACCGGTCCGCACGTGTGGGTGCCGGACTCACCGGTCTGGGCTGAGCGCACCGCGGCCGCGCGTGGCGAGGCGCTCGAGGTGGGGCCGGTCCTGGCGACCAGCCCGGTCGTGATCGCGCTGCCGCGCGCGATGACCGAGGAGCTCGGCGGGGCCCAGCCCTGGCAGACGTTCCTCACCGGCGGGGTGGACCTGCTCATGGCCGATCCCGAGGAGTCCACCGCCTCCCTCCTCGCCCTGGTCAGCGCCGGGGAGGTGCTCGGCGGCACGCCCGAGGGCGAGCAGGCCCTGGGCCGCGCGACCATCGTACTCTCGCGGCAGGAGACGACGGAGGACGAGCTGTTCGACCGGGCGGACTCCCCCGACGCCGTCGCCTTCCCCGCCAGCGAGCAGCGGCTCTTCCGCCACCTCGCGGACAACCCGGGCGCCCCGCTGGTCGCCGTCGTCCCCGCCGAGGGGACCGGGTCGTTCGCGTTCCCCTTCGTCCGGGTCGCCGCGGCACCCGAACCCGCCGTGGCGGCGCTCGAGGAGGCCCTGACCGGCCCCGGCGGGCGCGCCGCGCTCGCCGCGGCCGGCTTCCGCGACGCCGACGGTGGGGGCTCCCCCGGTGTGCCGGGCGTCCCCGAGGACACCGAGCCGAGGCCCGATCCCACCGCGGGAGCCGTCGAGACGGCCCTGGCGTCGTGGCGCACCGTCGCGGTGGACATGCGCATGCTCGCCGTCATCGACATCTCCGGCTCGATGCTCGACGACGCGGGCGGGCGGTCCCGCATCGAGCTCGCGGCCGGCGCCGCCCAGGTGGCGATGCAGCAGTTCCCGCCGACCTCCCAGGTGGGCCTGTGGGCCTTCTCGACCGACCACGGCGAGGGTCGTGACTGGACCGAGCTCGTCCCGGTCGCCCGGATCGACTCCCCCGCCGGCGACGGGACCCACCGTGACGCCCTGCTGGCGGCGGCGCAGTCCCTGCCCGGCCGCGCCGACGGGGACACCGGCCTCTACGACACGGTGCTCGCGGCGTACCGCACGGTCCAGGACAGCTACGAGCCGGGCTTCGTCAACTCGGTGGTGCTGCTCACCGACGGCAAGAACGAGGACGACGACGGGATCAGCTTCGACCAGCTCCTCGCCGAGCTCCAGGCGGCCGGCGACCCGGACCGGCCCGTACCGGTCATCACGGTGGGCATGGGACCGGGCACCGACGAGACCGAGCTGCGGGTCATCTCCGCCCAGACCGGCGGGCGGAGCTACCTCGCCCAGGACCCGGAGGACATCGGCACCGTCTTCGTGGACGCCCTGCTGAACCGGCCCCGCCGCTGA
- a CDS encoding isoprenylcysteine carboxylmethyltransferase family protein: protein MDRTDLLVAGQAAALAGVLWPGRARWRPAPATRRLAWTLTLAGGALSLAGLAPHGRRITPRVRPPADAGLITTGVYAHTRNPIYAGLATASFGVALLRGRRGPLAAAALLAGVLATKARVEEDALHRHFGEPYRHYAARTPRLVPGRRPR from the coding sequence ATGGACCGTACGGACCTGCTCGTGGCCGGCCAGGCCGCCGCGCTCGCCGGCGTGCTGTGGCCCGGACGCGCCCGGTGGCGGCCCGCGCCCGCCACCCGCCGCCTCGCCTGGACGCTGACCCTGGCCGGCGGGGCCCTCTCGCTCGCCGGGCTCGCCCCGCACGGACGGCGGATCACCCCGCGTGTGCGCCCGCCCGCCGACGCCGGCCTCATCACCACCGGCGTCTACGCCCACACCCGCAACCCCATCTACGCCGGTCTGGCCACCGCGTCCTTCGGCGTGGCCCTGCTGCGCGGACGCCGAGGCCCGCTCGCCGCCGCCGCGCTCCTGGCCGGCGTCCTCGCCACGAAGGCACGGGTCGAGGAGGACGCCCTGCACCGCCACTTCGGCGAGCCCTACCGCCACTACGCCGCGCGCACCCCGCGGCTGGTGCCGGGGCGCCGTCCGCGCTGA
- a CDS encoding DUF6328 family protein, whose protein sequence is MRGRDGGLEKGRDETPEERSDRNWNELLQEMRVMQTGTQILTGFLLTLPFQSRFTELDAFQVGTYLALVVLSTMTTIAVVAPVSLHRILFGKRLKPETVDTGNRLVKGGLALLGVVVVGVVLLVFDVVTTRTTALTVAGVLGLLVLLAWLVLPHGVRRRDA, encoded by the coding sequence GTGCGCGGCAGGGACGGCGGTCTGGAGAAGGGCCGGGACGAGACGCCCGAGGAGCGCTCGGACCGGAACTGGAACGAACTCCTCCAGGAGATGCGCGTCATGCAGACGGGCACCCAGATCCTCACCGGGTTCCTCCTCACGCTGCCCTTCCAGTCCCGCTTCACCGAGCTGGACGCGTTCCAGGTGGGCACCTACCTCGCGCTGGTGGTCCTGTCGACGATGACCACCATCGCCGTGGTCGCCCCGGTGAGCCTGCACCGCATCCTCTTCGGCAAGCGCCTCAAGCCCGAGACCGTCGACACCGGCAACCGCCTGGTCAAGGGCGGCCTGGCCCTGCTCGGGGTGGTCGTCGTCGGCGTCGTGCTGCTCGTCTTCGACGTCGTCACCACGCGCACCACGGCGCTCACGGTCGCCGGCGTGCTGGGTCTGCTCGTCTTGCTCGCCTGGCTCGTGCTGCCGCACGGCGTGCGCCGTCGCGATGCCTGA
- a CDS encoding NAD-dependent epimerase/dehydratase family protein, whose amino-acid sequence MRVVVVGATGNAGTAVLRALRAEPAVTSVLGLARRLPDRAAEPYADVEWATVDVGAETAGPGEEDALVTRLAAHLAGADAVIHLAWLIQPNHEREVLRRANVAGTRRVAEACVRAGVGHLVCASSVGAYSPVDDDVPREESWPTGGIPTSHYSVDKVAQERVLDRVAAAHPDLVVSRLRPALIFQDDAGAEIVRYFLGPLVPAPLLAPGRLPLLPLPRGLRLQVVHADDVARAYVQVVVQRAPGAFNVAGEPVLRAADLARVVDHGRFVEVPPAPLRRVLALAWQSRLVPTDAGWLDMGMGVPLMSTDRARAVLGWRPQHDAADTLAELLEGMAAGRGTASPPMRPAGTPDTPTSAPSASTAAITSPGRTPSAHVPRHLDDGLLGLYLSDHLTGATGGLSRARFMAEHYADTALAPDLRRLVSELTEEVEVLTTVIDGLGLPRRRHRQAAAWAGERVGRLKLNRRVLSRSPMTPLLELELFRGAVMGKLGLWQVLSHHAADLGLTAARFDALAQQARDQAEMFDRLHASVRAEAFVRGDEVDAGTGRR is encoded by the coding sequence ATGAGGGTCGTCGTCGTCGGGGCGACCGGCAACGCCGGCACCGCCGTCCTGCGCGCGCTGCGGGCCGAGCCGGCGGTCACCTCCGTGCTGGGCCTGGCGCGCCGGCTGCCGGACCGCGCGGCCGAGCCCTACGCCGACGTCGAGTGGGCCACGGTCGACGTCGGCGCCGAGACCGCCGGTCCCGGCGAGGAGGACGCGCTCGTCACCCGGCTCGCCGCGCACCTGGCGGGCGCGGACGCCGTCATCCACCTCGCCTGGCTCATCCAGCCCAACCACGAGCGGGAGGTCCTGCGCCGCGCGAACGTCGCCGGTACCCGCCGGGTGGCCGAGGCGTGCGTCCGGGCCGGCGTCGGGCACCTCGTGTGCGCCTCCTCGGTGGGCGCGTACTCCCCCGTCGACGACGACGTCCCCCGCGAGGAGTCCTGGCCGACCGGCGGGATCCCGACGTCCCACTACTCCGTGGACAAGGTCGCGCAGGAGCGGGTCCTGGACCGGGTGGCAGCGGCCCACCCCGACCTGGTCGTCTCGCGCCTGCGACCGGCCCTGATCTTCCAGGACGACGCCGGCGCCGAGATCGTGCGCTACTTCCTCGGACCGCTCGTCCCGGCCCCGCTGCTGGCGCCCGGCCGCCTCCCCCTCCTGCCGCTGCCGAGGGGTCTGCGCCTGCAGGTCGTCCACGCCGACGACGTCGCCCGCGCGTACGTCCAGGTGGTCGTGCAACGCGCGCCGGGAGCGTTCAACGTGGCCGGCGAGCCGGTCCTGCGCGCGGCGGACCTCGCCCGGGTGGTCGACCACGGCCGGTTCGTCGAGGTGCCGCCGGCGCCGCTCCGACGCGTCCTCGCCCTCGCCTGGCAGAGCCGCCTGGTCCCCACCGACGCGGGCTGGCTCGACATGGGCATGGGCGTCCCCCTGATGTCCACCGACCGTGCCCGGGCCGTGCTGGGCTGGCGGCCGCAGCACGACGCCGCCGACACCCTCGCCGAGCTCCTGGAGGGCATGGCGGCCGGCCGCGGCACGGCCAGCCCGCCCATGCGTCCCGCCGGCACCCCGGACACCCCCACGTCCGCCCCGTCGGCGTCGACCGCCGCGATCACGTCCCCCGGAAGAACCCCGAGCGCGCACGTCCCGCGCCACCTCGACGACGGGCTCCTCGGGCTCTACCTCTCCGACCACCTCACCGGCGCCACCGGCGGGCTGAGCCGGGCCCGGTTCATGGCCGAGCACTACGCGGACACGGCCCTCGCGCCGGACCTGCGGCGCCTCGTGAGCGAGCTCACCGAGGAGGTCGAGGTCCTCACCACGGTCATCGACGGTCTCGGCCTCCCGCGCCGTCGCCACCGCCAGGCGGCCGCGTGGGCCGGCGAGCGGGTCGGCCGGCTCAAGCTCAACCGCCGGGTGCTCTCCCGCTCCCCCATGACGCCGCTGCTCGAGCTCGAGCTCTTTCGCGGCGCCGTCATGGGCAAGCTCGGGCTGTGGCAGGTGCTCTCGCACCACGCCGCGGACCTGGGGCTGACCGCCGCCCGGTTCGACGCCCTCGCGCAGCAGGCCCGGGACCAGGCGGAGATGTTCGACCGGCTCCACGCGAGCGTGCGGGCCGAGGCGTTCGTACGCGGGGACGAGGTCGACGCCGGCACGGGCCGTAGGTGA
- a CDS encoding AAA family ATPase: MDPVVTETVDVDLDRLHAVVGSARAAMSTVVEGKEEAVATTLTVLLAGGHLLVEDVPGVGKTLLAKTLARTVDGTVRRIQFTPDLLPSDITGVSVFNQDTHTFEFRRGAVFANVVVGDEINRASPKTQSALLEAMEERQVTVDGRTHHLPSPFIVMATQNPIEMEGTYPLPEAQRDRFMARISMGYPSASAELRMLDTHSAHDPLAELEPVTDAATVADLVQEVQRLYAGAAVRQYVVDLVAATRTSRYLRLGASPRAGLHLLRAARAHAALRGRDHVLPEDIQELAVPVLAHRLLLAGEAELALLTPADVLGALLADVPVPDRAR, encoded by the coding sequence ATGGACCCGGTTGTCACGGAGACGGTCGACGTCGATCTCGACCGGCTGCACGCCGTCGTCGGCTCCGCCCGGGCCGCGATGTCGACCGTGGTCGAGGGTAAGGAGGAGGCGGTCGCCACCACGCTCACCGTCCTCCTCGCGGGCGGCCACCTCCTCGTCGAGGACGTCCCCGGCGTGGGCAAGACCCTCCTGGCCAAGACCCTCGCCCGCACGGTCGACGGCACGGTCCGGCGCATCCAGTTCACCCCCGACCTCCTCCCGAGCGACATCACGGGGGTGAGCGTGTTCAACCAGGACACCCACACCTTCGAGTTCCGCCGGGGGGCCGTCTTCGCCAACGTCGTCGTCGGCGACGAGATCAACCGGGCCTCGCCCAAGACCCAGTCGGCGCTGCTCGAGGCCATGGAGGAGCGGCAGGTGACGGTCGACGGCCGCACCCACCACCTCCCCTCCCCCTTCATCGTCATGGCGACGCAGAACCCCATCGAGATGGAGGGCACCTACCCCCTCCCCGAGGCGCAGCGCGACCGGTTCATGGCCCGGATCTCCATGGGCTACCCCTCGGCGTCGGCCGAGCTGCGCATGCTCGACACGCACAGCGCCCACGACCCCCTCGCCGAGCTCGAGCCGGTCACCGACGCCGCCACCGTCGCCGACCTCGTCCAGGAGGTGCAGCGCCTGTACGCAGGCGCCGCGGTGCGCCAGTACGTCGTGGACCTCGTCGCCGCGACACGGACGAGCCGCTACCTGCGCCTGGGCGCCTCGCCCCGCGCAGGTCTGCACCTGCTGCGCGCCGCGCGGGCCCACGCCGCCCTGCGCGGGCGTGACCACGTCCTCCCCGAGGACATCCAGGAGCTCGCCGTCCCGGTCCTCGCGCACCGTCTCCTCCTCGCCGGCGAGGCCGAGCTCGCCCTCCTCACCCCCGCGGACGTCCTGGGGGCGCTCCTGGCCGACGTCCCGGTCCCCGACCGCGCCCGATGA